From the genome of Tsukamurella pulmonis:
GTACATGACCGGTGAGGTGGTCTCCGTGAGCAGTCAGCATGCCTAAGCCGGACCCGTCCGCGCGTCGCGCGGAGGTCCTGGCCCTGAGCGCGAAGCTGTTCGCCGAGAACGGCTATCGCGCGACGACGGTGCGCGACATCGCCGACGCCGCGGGCATCCTGTCCGGCAGCCTCTATCACCACTTCGACTCCAAGGAGTCGATGCTCGACGAGATCCTGCGCGAGTTCCTCGAGCGGCTCTTCGGCGAGTACCGCGCCGTGCTCGCCGGTGCCGATGCGCCGCGGGAGCAGCTGCGCGGCTGCGTCATCGCCTCCTTCGCCGCGATCGACGCGAGCCCCGACGCCGTCGCGATCTACCAGGCGGAGGCGCGCGGGCTCGCCCAGCAGGAGCGCTTCGGCTACATCGCCGACTTTCTCCAGGAGTTCCGCTCCATGTGGCGCGGCATCATCACCCGTGGCATCGAAACCGGTGACTTCCGTGCCGA
Proteins encoded in this window:
- a CDS encoding TetR/AcrR family transcriptional regulator, which produces MPKPDPSARRAEVLALSAKLFAENGYRATTVRDIADAAGILSGSLYHHFDSKESMLDEILREFLERLFGEYRAVLAGADAPREQLRGCVIASFAAIDASPDAVAIYQAEARGLAQQERFGYIADFLQEFRSMWRGIITRGIETGDFRADLDVDVTYRFLRDTVWVAVRWYRPGGQLSVDTVADQYLTILEHGIASLDKEQS